TCCAGGGGACCATCCTCTGTACGCCCGGCAGGAATCGAACCTGCAACCTATCCGCCTTAGGCGGATTGCTCTATCCGATTCCCCCTATCAAATTTAATCACACAACAAAAATCCCCTGGGAAATCTCTCTCCAGGGGACCATCCTCTGTACGCCCGGCAGGAATCGAACCTGCAACCTACGGATTAGAAGTCCGTTGCTCTATCCGATTGAGCTACGGGCGCAGCTATTTTTCACAAATAAAGAAAGCGGACGACGGAATGGAACAACGGTCATCCGTAAAATCCGCTCTTTAAAATGGTCGGGGCGCCGAGATTTGAACTCGGGACTTCCTGCTCCCAAAGCAGGCGCGCTAACCGGGCTGCGCTACGCCCCGAAAAATATGCGTGCTAATATACGGCAATTTCCAAAAAAAATCAAGAATTTTCTAAGCGCTCCCGATGCCCCCTCTTTACGGCACGCCAATCATGGAATTCAAGTAATAGTTGGCCAGAAGCCAGGTTTCCGTTGCCTTCCCGGACATATCGTATTGCACGATTTTTACAATTCCAACCTCCGGTACAAAATAAAAGGTGCCGAATTTCAGTGTGTACGGAATCGTGAGCCCCGTCTGACTCATCTTTACCTGGGCATTGACCAGAATATCCATTTTGTACGCCTGAAAAGACTTCCCCGCCGCTTTAATGGTTTCAATTTTATAGGATTGCCCTTTAATCGTCAAATCCACGTGATCGGGTGTGCCGTCACCATCCAAATCATCCGAGGGCAGAACGGAACTGGCCAGAGGAGCATCCGTCAGGGTGCCGGAATAGTGGAAAATCTCCCAGCTTTTGTCTTCCTCAAAGGGAATGGTTACCCACTGTACCGGAGAAGAAAAAAAGATTCGGCTGGTATCTCCGGTCGAGGCGTCAAATGATTCCCAACCGAACAGCAACAGGGCTTTACTGGTGACCTGAAAATATTGCCGTGTCCAATTGGCCTGATTCGTGGACTTGCGGGTTTCCATAATAACCGCCTTTTCATCCTCGAAACGGGTTGTATCAATGATTTTCATGGTGGCCGTATAAGCCGCAGAATCGGAATCGGCCGGTTTGACATCGTACGTCCAAAAATTCCCAACCGCAAAGGGAACATAACTTTGCGAGACCGGACCGGTGGCCGTCTTTTTATCCTCTTTTTTACTGCAGCCCGAAATCCAAACCATAAAAATGAGGGCCAAAACGGCCATTCGACTGAGTTTTCTCACGGCAATTTTCTCCTTAATTCTGGGGAAATATTTGCTGAATACCACAGAACAACACCGGCAGCTCACCTATCTTAGAGAAGCCACCCATTCTGCGCCGCCTGATTGGACGCATCACCTCCCCCGCTTGGTTCAGGGACGCCGGGAAAGATAGGCCTCTAATTTCGCTTTCATTTTTCGGAACGCTATTCCCCGATGGCTGATGCCATTTTTCTTGTCCAGATCCATTTCCGCAAATGTTTTTTCAAATTCCGGCAGCCAAAAAACCGGGTCATAACCGAAACCGCCGTTTCCCCGTTCTTCGGTAAGGATTTTCCCCCGCACGATTCCCTCGGTTGTCATCTGGTAAGACCCGTCCACAAACGCAACGACGCAGCGAAATTGAGCGCCTCGCTTTTCTTCAGGAACGCCCTTTAATTCCTCAAGCAATTTCTTTCGATTGTCCGCGTAACTGGCCTCTTCGCCCGCGAACCGGCTGGAATACACACCCGGAGCCCCGGACAGGGCATCGACTTCCAGCCCCGTATCATCCGCAAGCGCCGGAAGTCCCGTAAAGTTGTGAAATTCCACGGCCTTTTTAAGGGCATTTTCTTCCAGTGTGGCACCGTCTTCTTCTACATCGGGCATATCCGGAAAATCGGCCATGGTCTTTAATTCAATCGACAAATCCGATAAAATCTTCTTAATTTCCCGAATCTTGTCTTTATTCTTTGTTGCGAGAACAATTGTCATTTGTTTCTGGTTCACTCCCGGCTTTTCCCTTAAAGGGCATAAACCTCAGCTTCATTGCATTTACACACCTTTAACAGATTCTGATTAAACTTCCACGTCCCCTTTTCTGTGGGAACGGATTTAACTTGTTTAACCATAACGTATTCCTGTCCGCATACGGGACAAACCGTACCGTGATGTTCTGCTTTCCGAAGCTTATCTGCAAAAGATTTTGCTTTTTTTGCCATTCTTTACCTCCAATTACGTCAATTTGTCAACAGGAATTTGCATTCCTTTATTCATATCTACAGGTTTATTCAACATATTGCTCAGTGCTAATCCGATTTGATTGGCCATCAAACCCAGTATTTTTTGATCCCATTCCGAATAAAAATCGGGGTGTTTCGATTCGATGCTGACGGCCCCATAAATGCTTTGTTGATAAGAAATCGGCACTCCTAAAAAGGATCGCAGCTCGTAATTCGATTTTTCTTCCTTTGTGAAGCGCGGACGAAACAATTCCCCCTTTTCAAGATCGGCCAGCAAAAGGGGGCGGTTTTTTCGGATCACCCAACCGGTCAGTCCGTCAAACACATTGAATTCGGTTCCCTCTCCAAAATCATCCACCTGCCCGATGACGCGTACAATTTTAGCGGTTTCTTTCGTATCGGAGTTCAACATCGAAATCGTAATGCGATCATACTGAAAAACCATCCGGCAGGCGTGTGTAAATCCGTTTAAGATATTCTCTAAACTGTCCTCTTCGTTCAATTGCCGCATGAGGACCTGCTGCGCTTCCAAAGAACGATTTACCAGAGCATACCGTTCCCTTTCGGCCATGATCGAGAAACCCTGCGCAATGAGACCCTGGAACGACTCCAGCAAGTCCCGATCGCTTTCTCCGAATTCCTCCTCATTGGTGCTGTCAATGGCCAACACGCCCACGGTATTTCCATTCACCTGAATGGGCACCCCCAGAAAGGATTTGATGGGTGCGGGTGTTCGATAATAACCGGCTACCTGCAGCTCATTCGGGATATTTTGTTCCAGCAGGGACTCCCGACTGCGGAACACGTTTCCGGGCAGGGTTCCTTCAATATCCACAGCGTCCCCTTCAAAAAGAGTGGGCTCGGTCTCGGTTGCTGCATATTCAATCCGCAATTGCCGAAGCATCTGATCATACAAAAAAATAACGGCTGAATTGGCTACAAACGTTGATTTTACCATTTTCATTAGATGACGAAAAAAACGGTCAATTTCCTGGTAAAAATCAAATTTTTCATTTTCAGGCATATTATTTTCAGAATTCTCATTCAAAGCAGAACTCCTTTTTTCAGGTAATTTGTTGTCTGTTTCGATGAGTCTGTCTTGCCCACTCACCCCATTTTCATCGTCATTCTCCGGATCATCCTGATCGCTTTCCGGAAAGCCATTTTCAACCGATTCCGGCACCATGAAAAAATAGAGAATGACAGCGATTATGACCAACAAAATCAAGCGAACTGCAATTGAAAAGGGCCCGCCAAAATAATCACCCAAAAAGAATCCAATGACCAGTGTGAGTAGGACGACCGCATAAACAATGCGGGAATCCAAATTCTTCCCGGAGTTACCCTCGGAAGCTATGTGTTCTGACGGATTCTCCATTCAACCACAAATTGTTTTTTAAACGAGCTTCATTCTAATCCGCCTGAGGCGGATTTTCTTCCCTATAATCCCTGTTTTACGCTTTTTGTACGGCCTTCGTAATCATCGGGAAATTGGATTCTAAACTAAATAAATTTATAAAATTATTTTTGGAAATCAACAAAAAAATGTTTTTGGAAAGGCTTTTTTGCAGATCCGCTCGTAACCGCGTCTGTTTTTGTTTAAAATGATGGCCTTAAAAACGGGGATTTAATGCATCAAAAAGGGTGCTGTTACAAAATACCGATCGTTTTAATTCTTCTTGATCTGTTTCTGTAAAAAACGAACCTCTCGTTCCAGACGTTGAATTCTCAGCAACATATTTCGTTGGCTCTGTACCGGCCGATAATTTTTGGCACGGCTTTTTCCCGGGGATTGAATCGAAAAATTTCTCTTTACGATTTTCTGAATTTTGGTCAGAGGGGGACGTTCTCCCAAAACAACCATCCGAGAAAACTTTTTCCCGTTTCGTAAAAGCGTAAACGAAACTCGTGACCGGGGATTGTGGGCATTGATTTGATTCAGCAAATCTCTGAGATTATGAACACGATTACCATTGAATTCCAGAATATAGTCGCCTGCCTGAATGCCTGCCAAATACGCGGGGCTGTTGGGGAAAACATGGGTAATTACAAGTGTATCGATTGAGGAGGTGCCCGGCTTATTACTAACGGTAATGCCCAGCCACCCTCTGCGTTTTTGGGACATCGCAATGAGCCGATTGATTCTCTTGCGAACCTGAGCAATAGGCAGTGCCAGACCCTCCCGAAAATGATCGTCCAGGGAATAAGCCGCATAATCGCTCTCATTTGCCAAAACTTTGGCAAACAGAAGACCGACAATTTGTCCTTTGAAATTAAAAATGGGGGCACCGATAATTCCGGGAGACACCTGAACCCCAACCCTCAAAAACCCTTCTTGAGACACGCCTTGAATCATTCCAAATGAAATGGCTGTGGAAAATCCAATGGATTTTCCCATAACAATAACCCAGCTTCCGACATGTAAATCTTCAGGAGGCGCAAATTCGGGAGCCGGTAGGTCTCTTTTGTTTACGCGCAGAATAGCCAGATCGATTTCGGGATCAACGGCGATCAGTTCCGCATTCAACGAATCCCCATTAAACAGAAGAACGTGAATCTGGTCTGCACCGGCAACGATACTGTTTTTGGTCACAATGTAGCCATTCCGGCTGTAAATAAAACCCGAACCGATGGTTTTGCTGATAATCATTCGGGAGGAATTTTGGGAATTGGAGGACTTGGATAAGGTCTGCTGCGAAGGCTCAATTTTTGACTGGGCAATGACGCTCACACTGACTTTTTGTCCCTTATTCACAAGGGAAACCATTTCTTTTTCCAGTTGAGGCAGTAATTGGGTATCACCCGCAAAAAGCAGCGTTTGCGATAAGAAGAAAAAACTCACTGCCCCCAGGGCCATTATTTTTTTGCCGGATTGGTGCATGTTAATCGATCGCTAAAAAATAACCGAAACCGCGCGCCCCATTGGCATCGAAGGAAAGATGGCAGGGCCCGTCGAATCGCTGGATATGCTGGCTCGTTTCACCGAATCGTTCCGATGCTCGGAAAGACTAACGGAATTGATTCCCGTGCGGCTTTGCGGGGTTTGCGAAACGGCTACCTCGTCCAGGACATATCGCACATGTTCTTCGACCACCGGTTTTCTCGCAACTTCGACCACGGGAGAAACCGTTTCCGATTGTTTGGCCTCCATCTGAGGATAAGAGCGAGTAATGTGTTGTTTCGATGAACCCGTGAGGAAAAATTGATTGACTGCAAAAAACGAGACAAACAGAAGACTCAAAACAGCCAATCCGTAAGCGGGAGCTTTTGTGGACAGCAGAACATTTAAAATATGCTCAAAAAAACCTTCACGCTCCAGCTCCTGACGAATGCGGCTTTTCAGCACGATGTCAAACGTGGGAGATGCATGAACAACGGGCATTTCACGGAGCTGTTTCTGGACGAGTTTTACGCGCTGCATTTTGGCCCGGCATGATTCACAGGCCATTAAATGCTCTTCAAATTGGGATTTTTTCTTTCCCCCGATAAAACCATCCAGATAATCCGTTATTAGAGATGAAAACTGGTCGCAAGATATCATTCAGCTCCTCCTGAATTTTTTGTTTCATGAGAATTCCTGTAAAAACTAAAAGTATTAGAGGGAAAAGATCATTCATATGTCGTATCGGCACTCCATTCAAATTATTAACATCACTTATTTAACAAGCACTAACCCTTAAAATGTTCCATAAAATAATAAGAATTTGAAAAAATCTGCGCCCGCATCGGTACCTACCGGATGCTTATTCTTTTCCGGGCGGCACCTGGCGTTTATCCCATAAAAATTTTAGTCGTTCCTGAAGCCGCAAACGTGCCCGGTTGACACGGGATTTCACCGTACCTATCGGAATTTTAATAATTTTACTAATCTCTTCGTAAGAAAGTTCCTGTATATCTCGCAGAATAATAACTTCCCTGAATTTGGGCGACAGATTTTGTATTTCCTTTTGAATAATTTCATCGTACATGCTGCTGTTGACTGTTTTTTCAGGACTTAACGACTCATCTGATATTTCGTAATCTTTGTCTTCATAACCAATATCACTAATCGAGAAAAGATTCCGTTTTTTGCGCTTTCGTAACTCCGTTTTTGCCAGATTCCCGGCAATGGTGTAAATCCACGTAGAAAATTTGGCCACTTTGCGGTAGGCATGTTTATTGCGAAAAACACGGAGGAAGGTTTCCTGTACAATATCCTCGGATTCGGTCCGATTTCCTAAAAAGCGATAAACAAAATTGAGAAGCGGGTCCTTATAGCGCCGGACAATTTCATTGAAGGCCTTAATATCTCCCTGCTGAAATTTCTCAATCAGATCCTCATCCTCAAGAGAATTGTAGGGCTCTTGAAAATCATTATTTTTTTGGGGCAATGAGCCGGATTGATCAGACATTTTTATTCGCATGCGTTAAGTGATAAACCAACAAATCCATAATGAGGCGCGGATGCTGATAGTGCGATTTTAGATTGCGATCGGCTTCCAACAGAAATTGAAAATTCCGAATGAGCTCACTTTCGGTGTATTTTCCCGCTTGTGCAATATACTTGTTAACAAAATAGGGAGGCGTGTGGGTCTGCACGGCAATATCCTTAACCGATGCCCCCTTTTTTTGGAGAGCCTTGACCCGTGCCAATTTGCTAAAATAGGAGGTGAGCATAGTTACCATATAAACCGGTGAATCGCCTACCTCCAGCATTCGCCTGACAATAGCCACACTGCGCGCAAATTTCTTTTCTCCCAGAGAGTCCCACACTTCAAAGATATTGAATGTGCGCGATATTCCTACCACTTTTTCAACCGTTTCCTCTGTAATTTCAATTTGGTTTTTAGCATATTGGACCAATTTATCGATTTCATTGGCAATATCCTGAAGGGATCGTCCCATCCGGGCAACCAGAAGTTGAGCGGCTTTAGGGGAGATTTCCTTGCCTCTCTCCCGAACATGGGAAAAAATCCACTGCAATATCTTGGTTTCTGTCAGGGGTTTAAACGGCACACCCACCGCTTTTTTGAGGATATCGTTATGAAATTTCTTAAGATCGTTTCGATCCGACACCAGTACAAGAACTGTCTGCGGAGCGGGATTTTCCACATATCTGAGCAGCAGCCGTTTTCCGGCTTCATTCAGGCGATCCACGTGCTGTACAATCACCAGCCGCCTTTGAGCCATCATGGGGAAAGAGGTGGCAATCCCGATAATGGTCTCCCCGGTGACTTCCTCCCCATACAGCAGATCATAATTAAAATCCCGGACTTCCTTTGAGATTAGTTTATCCGTAATCTGCTTAAGGGAACCTTTAATCAGATAATCTTCACTGCCGTAAAACAGATACACCGGTTCTATTTTTCCGGACTGAAGATGCTTTTGAAAGGTTTCAGGTTGAATGATGGCCATACTCATTTGCTTCTACTAAATCCCAATCAGATGTAACTATTTTAAAAATATAAAAGAAAATACCCGCAAAATCAAGCAATCTTCCTATTGGCAGCCAGAAAATCACCGTTTCTTTTTCTTCTCTTTTCTGAGGGCCGTTACCAGGGTAACGGTAAAACCGCCCCAGATAATTCCAAGAATAAGAATCATAAAAACAACGGCGCCTTTTGTCATGTGCCCTCCCTTTCGAGAGTCCATCGAACCAGCCATTTATTGAATCCAATAAAAAAGAGGAGAACCACCCCCCATTGCAGAAGACAGGTTCCCAGACTGTATGTGTGAAAAGGATTCCACCAGCCTTTCGGATCGTAAGCGGTAACCGATTGGTAAAACCACCAGACGAGCATGGCTGCAAATTCCAAGGGGATGACAAATCGCACAATATAGTCAAACCATTTCCCCACGCGGATATCCGAATCCTTTGAATTCAAAAGCTCCTTTCGGAAACGAGACACCCCGAATTTAATCACGGCCAGTGAGAAAAAGAGTCCGCTTACCAACAATCCGACCCCCCAGGCCCAATCCTGATTGTTAAAAAATTTCAGGGAAAGGGCAGAGGGCGCACCCAGAAAAAGGGTGACGATCCAAACCAGTCGAATCGCTTTTTTACGATTTAACCCCATGTCCATAAAAAGGCGCGTAGCAAGCTCAACCATGGAAATCAGGGAAGAAAGAGCGGCGAATGTAAGGGCCAGAAAGAACAACGCGGCAAAAAGTTGACCGGCGGGCATTTTCTCAAAAAGTTTGGGAATGGTAATAAACGTCAGACCCGTATTTCCGGATTTCATGGCATTCAGAGCCGTTGTCAGAGGAAGCAGGGCAAATACGGTCGGAATAATAGCCAGTGCCGCAAACAAGGAGGCAGAATTATTTCCCAATCCCGTGACAAAAGAATTGAGCACCACATCCTCATCCTTTTTGAGATACACCCCGTAGGTCAAAATCAAGCCCCAGCCGGCTCCGGTGGACCAGGCAGACTGCGAAAGGGCTTCCAGCCACACACGAAAATCAATTAATTTGGAAAAATCCGGATTGAACAGAAAATTTAATCCTTCTGCCGCTCCGGGCAGGGTAACGGCCCGAATGGAGGCAATGATCACCAGAACAAAAAGGGAAGGAATCAGCAGTTTATTGGCGCGCTCAATTCCGCCCGCCACCCCCTGTAAAACAATCCAGCTGGCCACACTAATGGCAATAAGGTGATCGAACAGTGGCAAGGGGGATCCGGTAAAATGCGTCCAGTAGGCTCCGGGGTCGACGTGATTCAGCTGTCCCAGAGATGCCTGAATAAAATAGTGCAAACTCCATCCGGTAACAACGGAATAATAAAACATAATGCCCATGGTGCAAAAACCGACAAACGCTCCCATCCAGGCAAATTTCTTTCCCATGAATGTTCCAAAAGCGCCAATCGTCCCCATCCTCGCCGTCTTCCCCATTGTAAATTCAACCATCAAGAGGGGAATGGACCACAGAAAAAGGAAAATAACCCATGGAATCAGAAACGCGCTCCCCCCGTTTTGAGCCACCATTCGCGGAAACCGCCAGATATTTCCGGCGCCTACGGCCATCCCCATTGCGGCCAAAATTAACCCCAGCCGGGAAGAAAATTCTTCTCGCTTCTCCATTGTTCTCCAAAATGTGTAAACAGAAGTTTTTAATAGGCAGATATTCTAAAATAGTGATTTTTACGGAAAATGCAAGAAGTTTTACAGAGTAGATTTCAGAGCAGCCGTAATGACGACACAAAAAATGTGTTCCGCCCCCGTATGCCGTTTCGAAGACGCCCTTTTTGCAAACAAAACACATTAAACGATCTGCGGGCACCCGGCAAAATTGCTTCCTACCCGTTTAAGCCTTATGATTTTAAACCACTCTGCCGAAATAAAAGAGGACATTGCTAAGAACGAGTCAATTTTTTCGAACATTAACGTATTTCTGTTTTTCAACCCTTGGGTTAAAACTGATTCTAAGAATGGTTGATCGGACACATGGACACACAGATTCAAACGTTTACCAAGCCACAAAAAGAACGCCGCCGTTACTATCGGCTCCGACCCAGTATGCCGGAAAAAATTCTGGCGGAAATATTTTTTCTCGGGAACAAGCATTGTACGGTTCAGGTCGTAAACTTAAGTCCGGGGGGCGTCCTGGTGTATACGACCCATTGCGCCGAAAAATTTCACAAAGGAGATATCCTTCCGCGCATAGATTTACAGTTTCCTCACAAATCGCCAATTACGTATGCGGGTGAAATCGTCCGCCTGGAGCCCACAGGTGATCCTGATGCCATTTATTGTGCCATCAAATTTGAAAAATTCGGTGGACTAACCGGCACCAAGATCCCGTCCAAAAAGGCAGCTAAAATCAACACCGTTCAAGAAGAAGCCATTTTCTTGACACGCCTTCGCCAGGCTGAAAATTACACAAATCAGGATTCCATTCAGGATGAGATTCGGATGCGAACCCACGTTTACGAATCCTTTCGTGATATTACAGAACATCTCCGAATGGAAGAGAGGTGGTTTTTTTTGGAGGTGCTGGACGAATTGAAACGCCAGGAACCGGCTTACTCGCAGGGGCTTTTGAAGGAATACCTGAGATTTTGCACGGGAGAGGATCGCACCACCCAAGTGGCTTCAGACAACAAAATCAAAACCTTTCTAAAAAATTTTCTGTAAAAACAAAAGGGCTGTCTTTTGGTAAAGCAGCCCTTTTGCGGAGGAGATGATGGGGGTCTCATCATCTGGGGTCATTTATTTCAAAAATGTGGTTTAAATTTTTATACGAGCCAATCTCCTAAAAGTTTAAAAAATTTCACCCTTTTGATATTAATACGTAAATCTCCTAAAAATGTTTTAAAAAAATTTTATTTTTTTTAAAATTTTAAACCGTCTCCATTAATCCGCACGATTCATAAAGTGCTGCCTCAAAGCCCCTGCGTCAAAAAGATTACAATAATTGGCTATTTACAATTCAGTCTTTTTCGAATAGTATCCTGTTTTAATGGATATTTATCTTTTTGTTTATTCTGCCTTTGTGACTTTGGAGCTTCGTGGTTCCGGCCTCGCCACAACGAGGTCCCTCAGTTCCAGTTTCCTGAATCTTTTACATTCCCGGACGCATCGTATTCTTCCCAGGAACCTGAGCCGTTTGCCGCCCAAACCGCGTGGTAAATTTTGGCACTTCCCGAGAAAACATCAACCGAACCGGAGTGATCGGAATTATTGACCAGATCATACTCTGAATTGGGGCTTCCGTAAATGGTTAGTTGGGCTTCCTTCTTCCCGTTGCTGTCTTCAGACCATTCAAAAAGCGCAATTTCATTTTCCTTTTGATCAAAAATGTGCATCGTCCCGGATTTTCCATCCATTGAAGAGGTGCCACTCATCAACGTCCAGTGGTCATAAACCGTACCGCCCTGATCGGTTCCGTTAAGTTCGAAGGTCCAATTGGCCGAATCATTTTCTTTAACTGCCGCAATCGTGGCGACCAAATCGCCCGAGGTAATGGTCCAGGTTGTGGTATTGCCTTCCACTTTTGGGGTTTGAAGCTGAGCAAACGTCAGGTAGGAAAAGGCCATTCCGGTATGCGCATTGAACATATTCACATAATTCTGCAGTTCAGCCGGGGTATTGGCCGAAGCAGGCCCCTGAAAATTCACAAACGATGGAAATTGGGGAGTGGCTGATCCGCCCGTGGAACTCTTCTGCAAACACCCGGAAAATGCAACGGCCACCACCAGAATAAGCACTGCTGAAATCCGATATTTCATCACCGATAACCTCCTTTTAAAATAAATGGTTCATTAAAATGAATGGAAAAGATGTTTAACGGGTTCGTTTTCAAATAAAAAACGAGAATTGATTCTGAGATGTATCTTTTTTAATTATCGGCAAAAAAAATCCAGACTTTACCCAAATCTGGAATCTATTTGAATGCTTTGCCGCCGTCTCTTTTTTATCGGAGGTTACTTCCTCATTATTCCCCATGCGTCGAATGTGAATGGCTTTTTGAAAAAAATTTCTGACAAATAATAAGTTCACTTTAAAAACCTGCGAACAGCATAAATAACGCCAATTTAATTTCAATAAAATCGGTTCGTGAAAATTCGCGAAATTCGTGGGCGAATACTTTTTTGGAGCAGATTCATAAATAATCTTTCACGGGCCGATATTTTGCGAATACAGCTTCACATAATCGACAATGGTTGCAATAAATTTCCCAATGATGGGCATGTTAATCGACTTTGACAGCAGCCAGGTGAGGATCGCCAAAACAATACCGCTCACAATCGTTACGCCAATCACAAATCCAACACCGCGCATAACACCGAGAAGAAAGTTAAAAAACAGCACCTTTTTCTTTTCCCGTCGGTATTCTTCGTACTCCGTAATGGTAATCTTTTCCCATTTGTAAATTGCTTTTTCGATGCGATTCATAAGGTCTTCAATCCGCTCACGGTAGCTTGCCACGATTCAGCTCCTTTTTAACGATCGGGTTTTGGAATGAATGGAAACTTTCTGGAAACAAATTTTCTTCCAATCTGTTATTTTTCAAAAACATAATAAAAACGACTTCTTTTTGCAAGAAGAATTTCAAGGATTTCAATTCTGATCGTCTGCATTCCTGTACAAAACACCAGGGCTTCCCATATTGAAATCCGAGATAACCGGAATTTTTACTTGTTAATTGTGAAAATGTCACTGCCCACGGGTACAAACCTACTATTTTTCTTGGCATTTTGGGTAACCATGAATTATTTTTTAAATTAAGAATCCACTTAACCTGAGGAATCGAGGAAAAAATGGAAAATGCACAAAAAACACCCTACACCTGCCACATTTTTGTTTGTACGAATGACCGCCAGGGCAGACGCCGGTCGTGCGCCGACGATGGAGGTGTCAGCATTCGGGAAGAGCTTAAACAAAGGGTCCGGGAAAACGGATGGAATGAAAAGGTACGTGTTTCTCAAAGCGGCTGCCTGGGACAATGTGAAAAGGGGCCCAATGTAATGATTTACCCCCAGAATCTCTGGTTTTCACATGTTACCCAAAGAGATATCGGGAGCATTTTGGAGCAAATAGAAAAATCATTAACTTTGTAAGAAATTCTCTAACCCAAGAGTTTTCATCGAATTGGATATTTTTTTCAGCGAACAAATTATTTTTCATCCTTAAATTCGCCCTTGCGAATAACCATTCGGATGAGTAAATTGATACCTGTATTTTGTAATTTACTTTTTTGGATAAAAAATCCGTGCGAAAAGTCATTTCAGCCAGCCGGCGCGTAGAATTACTGGCCTGTTTCCCAAAGAAACTGACCGATTTTCTGGAGAGCCGTCTTCCGCCGGAAAAGGTGCACACCCTTGTTCTCTGGACCAAAAACGCCAACGTGCTGCTCAACAACCGACGCGTCCGCGAGGTGTTGAGCCGCTACGATCAGATTTACATTCACTATACTATTACGGGCATGGGAGGCACCTTTCTGGAGCCCTTTGTCCCAAAGCCCGGACAGGTTCTGGCACGACTCCCGGAGATCA
This is a stretch of genomic DNA from Calditrichota bacterium. It encodes these proteins:
- a CDS encoding serine protease, whose translation is MALGAVSFFFLSQTLLFAGDTQLLPQLEKEMVSLVNKGQKVSVSVIAQSKIEPSQQTLSKSSNSQNSSRMIISKTIGSGFIYSRNGYIVTKNSIVAGADQIHVLLFNGDSLNAELIAVDPEIDLAILRVNKRDLPAPEFAPPEDLHVGSWVIVMGKSIGFSTAISFGMIQGVSQEGFLRVGVQVSPGIIGAPIFNFKGQIVGLLFAKVLANESDYAAYSLDDHFREGLALPIAQVRKRINRLIAMSQKRRGWLGITVSNKPGTSSIDTLVITHVFPNSPAYLAGIQAGDYILEFNGNRVHNLRDLLNQINAHNPRSRVSFTLLRNGKKFSRMVVLGERPPLTKIQKIVKRNFSIQSPGKSRAKNYRPVQSQRNMLLRIQRLEREVRFLQKQIKKN
- a CDS encoding sigma-70 family RNA polymerase sigma factor gives rise to the protein MSDQSGSLPQKNNDFQEPYNSLEDEDLIEKFQQGDIKAFNEIVRRYKDPLLNFVYRFLGNRTESEDIVQETFLRVFRNKHAYRKVAKFSTWIYTIAGNLAKTELRKRKKRNLFSISDIGYEDKDYEISDESLSPEKTVNSSMYDEIIQKEIQNLSPKFREVIILRDIQELSYEEISKIIKIPIGTVKSRVNRARLRLQERLKFLWDKRQVPPGKE
- a CDS encoding methionine/alanine import family NSS transporter small subunit; this translates as MTKGAVVFMILILGIIWGGFTVTLVTALRKEKKKKR
- a CDS encoding XTP/dITP diphosphatase gives rise to the protein MTIVLATKNKDKIREIKKILSDLSIELKTMADFPDMPDVEEDGATLEENALKKAVEFHNFTGLPALADDTGLEVDALSGAPGVYSSRFAGEEASYADNRKKLLEELKGVPEEKRGAQFRCVVAFVDGSYQMTTEGIVRGKILTEERGNGGFGYDPVFWLPEFEKTFAEMDLDKKNGISHRGIAFRKMKAKLEAYLSRRP
- a CDS encoding sodium-dependent transporter, with product MEKREEFSSRLGLILAAMGMAVGAGNIWRFPRMVAQNGGSAFLIPWVIFLFLWSIPLLMVEFTMGKTARMGTIGAFGTFMGKKFAWMGAFVGFCTMGIMFYYSVVTGWSLHYFIQASLGQLNHVDPGAYWTHFTGSPLPLFDHLIAISVASWIVLQGVAGGIERANKLLIPSLFVLVIIASIRAVTLPGAAEGLNFLFNPDFSKLIDFRVWLEALSQSAWSTGAGWGLILTYGVYLKKDEDVVLNSFVTGLGNNSASLFAALAIIPTVFALLPLTTALNAMKSGNTGLTFITIPKLFEKMPAGQLFAALFFLALTFAALSSLISMVELATRLFMDMGLNRKKAIRLVWIVTLFLGAPSALSLKFFNNQDWAWGVGLLVSGLFFSLAVIKFGVSRFRKELLNSKDSDIRVGKWFDYIVRFVIPLEFAAMLVWWFYQSVTAYDPKGWWNPFHTYSLGTCLLQWGVVLLFFIGFNKWLVRWTLEREGT
- the holA gene encoding DNA polymerase III subunit delta codes for the protein MSMAIIQPETFQKHLQSGKIEPVYLFYGSEDYLIKGSLKQITDKLISKEVRDFNYDLLYGEEVTGETIIGIATSFPMMAQRRLVIVQHVDRLNEAGKRLLLRYVENPAPQTVLVLVSDRNDLKKFHNDILKKAVGVPFKPLTETKILQWIFSHVRERGKEISPKAAQLLVARMGRSLQDIANEIDKLVQYAKNQIEITEETVEKVVGISRTFNIFEVWDSLGEKKFARSVAIVRRMLEVGDSPVYMVTMLTSYFSKLARVKALQKKGASVKDIAVQTHTPPYFVNKYIAQAGKYTESELIRNFQFLLEADRNLKSHYQHPRLIMDLLVYHLTHANKNV
- a CDS encoding GAF domain-containing protein, coding for MENPSEHIASEGNSGKNLDSRIVYAVVLLTLVIGFFLGDYFGGPFSIAVRLILLVIIAVILYFFMVPESVENGFPESDQDDPENDDENGVSGQDRLIETDNKLPEKRSSALNENSENNMPENEKFDFYQEIDRFFRHLMKMVKSTFVANSAVIFLYDQMLRQLRIEYAATETEPTLFEGDAVDIEGTLPGNVFRSRESLLEQNIPNELQVAGYYRTPAPIKSFLGVPIQVNGNTVGVLAIDSTNEEEFGESDRDLLESFQGLIAQGFSIMAERERYALVNRSLEAQQVLMRQLNEEDSLENILNGFTHACRMVFQYDRITISMLNSDTKETAKIVRVIGQVDDFGEGTEFNVFDGLTGWVIRKNRPLLLADLEKGELFRPRFTKEEKSNYELRSFLGVPISYQQSIYGAVSIESKHPDFYSEWDQKILGLMANQIGLALSNMLNKPVDMNKGMQIPVDKLT
- a CDS encoding PilZ domain-containing protein, translating into MDTQIQTFTKPQKERRRYYRLRPSMPEKILAEIFFLGNKHCTVQVVNLSPGGVLVYTTHCAEKFHKGDILPRIDLQFPHKSPITYAGEIVRLEPTGDPDAIYCAIKFEKFGGLTGTKIPSKKAAKINTVQEEAIFLTRLRQAENYTNQDSIQDEIRMRTHVYESFRDITEHLRMEERWFFLEVLDELKRQEPAYSQGLLKEYLRFCTGEDRTTQVASDNKIKTFLKNFL